Below is a genomic region from Pirellulales bacterium.
CGTATCCTGCAGTACTTGCAAAAGGAAGACGATGATTTACGTGAGAAATTGCTTGATATTATCAATCGAGTGCCGATAGAACTGGCGGGGGAAAAACGTCTGGGACAAGATCATCCCGAAAGCTGATGTATCTCCAGTTCTTACCATCGCCTAATTTGCTTCTTACTTCACCAATACTCAACAGCTATTTATGGGTACGATCCTCATCGACAATATCGAAGTTCCCGTCGCCGACCATGAGCGGCTGAATGGCATTCAGGCCGCCGCCCGCGCGGGGGTGGAGATACCGCATTATTGCTGGCATCCCGGCCTGTCCGTGGTGGCTAGTTGCCGCATGTGCCTGGTCGAGACCGGCGCAAAGGACCCCGCCACCGGCAAGATCACCATGCTGCCGCGCGTCGTCCCCGCCTGCCAAACACCGGCCAAGGATGGCACGGTCTTTATCACCAATAGCGACAAGGTGAAGCAGTACCGCGCTATGGTCGAAGAAGACCTGCTCATCGACCATCCCATCGACTGCCCCATTTGCGACAAGGCCGGCGAGTGCCTGCTGCAAGATTATTATTTTGCGCATGGCCAGCCCGAACGTCGTGCGGACCTCCGCCCCTTTACCAGCCGCCGCAAGGAAATGGGGGACACGGTGACCCTGTTTATCGACCGTTGCGTCATGTGCACGCGGTGCGTGCGCTTTACCCGCGAAGTCAGCGGCACCAGCGAACTGATGGTTATCAACCGCGGCAGCCACGAGGAAATCGACGTCTTTGACGGTTTCCCCTTGGATAACAAATTGTCGGGAAATGTGGTCGACCTGTGCCCCGTTGGGGCCTTGGGTGACCGGGACTTTTTGTACAAGCAGCGCGTCTGGTTCATGAAAAAGCACAACGGCGTCTGCGCTACCTGCGCCACCGGCTGTTCCATTACTATCGAGGAAAACCAGGATTCCGTCTTTCGGCTAAAGCCGCGCGAAAATCTGGAAATCAATAAATGGTGGATGTGCGACGAGGGTCGTTACAATTATGGTTACATCCACCAACCGGACCGCTTGAATGGACCGAAACGCCGCAAGGAAAAAGGGTACAACGCCCAGGATCTATTAAATATCGAATGGTCCGACGTGCCGCGCATGGTCACCGCCGACATCCGGGCGGAGTTAGCCGGCGGAGGACGCCTGGCAATGGTCATTTCCCCCTTTCAAACAGTGGAAGAAGCCTACCTGCTGTGCCAACTGGCCCGGTCCTTCGATCCGCAGGCCATCTTGGCCCTGGGCCCGGTTCCGGTTGTCGGCCAGGATGAAACTTTCCCCGGCGGGTTCACCATCCGGGCCGAAAAATGCCCCAATCGCCGCGGGGTAGAGGCGGTCCTGGCCCATTACGGCCCCATTTTGCCCTGGAACGACTTTTTGACCAAAATTCGCGGCGCCGCCAACGGCGAATCCTTGCGGGTGCTCTGGGTGGCTGGCGGATACCAACACCCGTGGATTGATGCCACGACGGCAGGGGCCTTTGCCCAGACTCCTTTGGTGATCACGCAGGATTTATTTGAATCTCCGCTGTCGGCCTATACGACTTACCAGCTTCCCGGCGGCGGTTATGCCGAACGGGCGGGTTCCTACGTCAATTACAACCAGCGCTTGCAGTCCTTTTCCTGGGCGGTGCGCCCGCCAGCGGGCTGCAAGGTCGAAGGGCACGTCGCCTGGAGCCTGTTGGGTCGACAGGGGCTGTACAATGCGGGGGCCATTTTGCAAGAATTAGCGGCGGAGATTCCCGCGTTTAGCGCGGTGACGGGCCTGAACCCCATTCCGCCGCAGGGGGTTGATTTACGAGTCAACCAATTGGCCGCGGTATAAAAATTTGACAAACTAACCGCTGTTGCCGTATACCCGCACAACTATTACAGAGTATTGACGCATTTTTACCATGAGTACCGACCTACCCAACACCCCCCGGATCGATAAGGAGCACATTGTGATGACTCCCGGTGTGTGCGGGGGGAAACCGCGCATCGCGGGGACGCGGATCAAGGTGCAATATGTACGTCAAAAGAACATTGGCTTGTCGGCACCTAACATGGAAAAAAAGATATGAATGACGCGATATCATCACACGGAGTGTGATGACCACATTGTTTTCCTCTCACTCCGTGAGAGGATTATCAAGACTTTTCCCCGCCTCCTTTCCTCCGACACTGTTTCCCATGTCACCCGACCTCATCGCCGCTCTCGTAAAAATCGCCCTGTTGATCGGGGGGTTGATGACGGCCGCCGCGTACCTGGTCCTCTTGGAACGTTGGATCGCCGCCTGGGTGCAAGACCGCAAAGGCCCCAACCGCGTGGGTATTCCCCTGACCGATATAAAACTCTTTGGTCTGGGACAGCCCTTGGCCGATGGCCTCAAATTCATTTTCAAAGAGGAATACACCCCCGCCCATGTCGATAAGGCCCTCTTTGTCCTGGCTCCGCTGGTGATCCTAGCCGCAGCCTTGGCCATCTTTGCCGTGATCCCTTTTGGCAGCGTCGTGCCCGACTTTGACATCTGGGGGTATAAATTTACCGGCGACGCGGTCAATCTGGTTGTCGCCCCCGGCGTCGATGTGGGCCTGATCTATGTCTTTGCCCTTTCCAGCATCGCCGTGTATGGCGTCATCCTGGGGGGTTGGTCCAGCAATAACAAATACAGCTTTATCGGCGGGTTGCGCAGCAGCGCCCAGTTGATCGCCTATGAAATTCCCATGGGCCTGGGGATCCTAGGGATTGTCCTCTCCACCGGGTCGCTGCGGTTGGACGCGATTATTGGCAGCCAGGCGCAAAGCGGCTGGTGGAACGCCATGACGCAGCCCCTGGGCCTCTTGGTATTTACGGTCGCCGCCTTTGCCGAGGCGGCGCGGCTGCCGTTTGACCTGCCGGAGGCTGAACAAGAACTCATCGGCGGCTACCACACCGAATACGCCGGCATGAAGTTGATTTTGTTCCTCATCGCCGAATTTTTGCACATGATCACGGCGGCGCTGCTGATTGTGATCTTGTTTTTTGGCGGATGGCATTTTTGGGGGCTGACCGGGGCGGACGACCAGGTGACCTGGTTGGGCGCGCTGTTGCGGATCTTTGTCCTGGTGACAAAGTTTATGCTGGTGGTGCTGTTTTTTATGCTCGTCCGCTGGAGCTGGCCCCGCTTTCGCTTTGATCAACTAATGTCCCTGGCCTGGAAAGTCATGCTGCCGCTGGGCCTGTTAAATTTGGCCACAATGGCCATATTGGTCGAGCTAGAGGCCAATGGCACATTACCCGTTGGGAGTCAGGGAACATTTGCCCTGGTCGGCTGGGGGGTCATGCTGGTCGGCTGGATTGGTTCGGCCCTGGTTGCTCCCTTGCAAACCGATAATCGTCCCCGCCCCGGAGCAGGCGGCTTGTTGGAACCAGAAAGACTCCTGGCCTAATCCTCCCCACTATCCACTATCCACTACCCACTATCCACCCCACTCCCATGCAAGCCACCGATCCCGATATTTATTGGATAACCGAGCCACAGTTGGGCCTGGCTGGCAACATGTATCTGCCGCTGTTTATGCAGGGCCTGACAACCACGGTCAAGCATTTGTTCAGCCCCAAGGTGACCGTCAGCTTTCCGGAGGAACGCCCACAAATTGGCAATCCGCTGATTTATCGGGGGGTGCATCGTCTCAATAAGGACGAGGCGGGACGGGTCAAATGCGTGGCCTGCTTTTTGTGCGCGACCGCCTGTCCGGCGCACTGTATCGACATTGTCGCCGCTCCCAGCCCCTGGCCCGACCGCGAGAAATACCCTGAATCATTCACCATCGACGAGCTTCGCTGCATTTTTTGCGGCATGTGCGAAGAAGCCTGCCCCGTGGACGCGGTCGAGCTGACCAGCTTGTTGGACCTGACGGGTCGCAGCCGCGAGGAAATGATTTTTGACAAGGAAAAACTGCTTAGCGTGTATGACATGACCCAGGCGGCCGAGCCGATGAAATCGCTGGAATTGGGGAACGCCCCCAGTAAGTAGCTCCCGGCGGTTGGATGAACGCCGCCGCCAAATTACCGCATCGCAACTTTTTATCAAATACCCCCATGTCCCTGTCCCAATTTTATCTCGGTTTGGCCGCCATGATCTTTGCCGCGGGGGGCATGTGGCTGCTGTTGCCGCGCGGTCGCAAGGGAGGCCGCTGGTTGGGGGGGCTGCTGGCCGCAGTCGCGCTGGTTTGCTTTGGCTTGTTGGGTCAGTCCCTGGGGAGTGTTTCCACCGACGTGGTGTATTTTACCACCGCCGCGGTGGCGGTGGTGGCGGCGGTTCTGGCGGTCAGCTTTCGCAGTCCCATTTACTGCGCCATTTGGTTCGCGCTGTCGCTGCTGGCCACGGCGGGACTCTTTATGCTGCAGGGGGCGCAGTTTTTGGCCGTGGCCAGTGTCGTGGTCTACGCCGGGGCGATCCTGGTGACGTTTTTGTTTGTGTTGATGTTGGCCCAACCCGAGGGGCACGCTTATTACGACCGTGTCAGTTGGGAGGGCTTTTTCGCGGCGCTTACCGGGGCCGTACTGGTTGGCACATTAACCGTGCTCATCGTGCGGGTCTGGCATCCCCCGCGCGATGAACGGATCATGGCCGCGCTGGCGGGGGCCAATTCCCCCTTGAAACCCGACCAAATCCAACGCGCGCGGGTAATTCCGGTGGACTCCGCGACCGCCAAGATAGAGCTAGAATTGACCCCCGATACAAAAATCACCGATCCCCTGCTGGTCGAGCTGCAAAATTTATTCACCCAGAACGCCCAGCTAAAGCTAGTCGCCACCAAATTTAGCGTGACCGCCCTAACGCACACGCCCCCTCCAACTCCTCGGCATGTCAGTCCCGAGACGCCCCGCGCGGCAGATATCTTGCATCCGCAACATGTGGCTCGGCTGGGAGGTGAAATGTTTTCCCGGCATTTGATCGCGGTGGAGGTGGCGGGAACGCTGCTGTTGGTGGCCTTGGTGGGGGCGATTGCCATTTTGGCCCGCGAGCGGCGGGATTACACCGTCGCCGCGCCCCAAGACATCGTCCCGTTGGGCCAGGGACCGCGCACGCCGCCGGACACCCCCACCCCCCAATATCCCGTGACGCTGGCATCGTCGCCGACGATGCTGCCAGTGACCCCCGGCAGCGTGTCTCCAAGCAGTGCGGCGCCCGGCGCTAAGCCCGCCGGTGGCACGGTGGCCAGCTCCACCAAAACTAGCGCACCCGGCCTGGGAGGAACCCGCCATGAATGAAATCGCCTTGCTCCAAAATTCCCTGATTGTCGGGGCGTTGCTATTTTGCATTGGACTGGTCGGGTTTTTAGCCCGCCGGAACATGATCATAATGTTCATCTGCGCCGAGATGATGTTGCAGGGGGTCGCGGTCAGTTTGATTGCCTGGGGGCGCTACCACAATGATTGGGGTGGGCAAATGCTGGTGATCTTTATCCTGACGGTCGCCGCGTGCGAGGCTGGCCTGGCCCTGGCGATAATCCTGATGTTGTTCGCCCGGACCGGGCGGCTGGACATCGCCGGTTGGAGCGAATTGCGCGAGGATTCCATTCCGGCCTACATTGACCAGGAATTGGACGAGGATGCCACGGCCGAGGCCCGCTGGCCCAAATTGACCGTGGCGGGCGTGTTGCCCGCGCAAAATCCAGAGCAAGAAGCGCATCGGGGGCAACTGTAGCCCCGGGACACGCAGGCTCGGCCCGGTGAAAAATTTTTTCATACCCCGAATAATTCATTCCCGCCAGATCACGATATGACCTTGGACCAATTATTGATCGCTGTTCCCGCCTTGCCCCTGTTGGGAGCGCTGATCGTCGTCTTGTTTGGTTGGCGGCTGGGGGAAAAAGCCCACCTGCCGATTGTGGCGGCGTTTGCCCTCTCCTTTGTTTGCAGTTTGCTGGTCCTGAACGAAGTTCGCCGCGCTTCGCTGGAAATAAAAGCGGGGCAAGTCGGTTATGAGCATGTCGTGACACTCTGGACCTGGGCGGATATTCCCGGCGCCTATTGGCGGCCAAACATGCCTCCGGTCTCTTCCCAGCCCGCCCCTCCCGCCGATGTCCCCTTTAAAATTGACGTCACGCTACGGGCCGATCCGTTGACGGCGATCATGCTGGCCATGGTGACGTTTATCAGCACGCTGGTGGCCGTTTATGCCAGCGGCTATATGCATGGCGATCCGGGATACTGGAGGTTTTTTGCCTATATTGGGTTATTTGTGTTCTCCATGACCATGTTGGTCAGCGTGAGTAATTTTGTGTTGTTGTTTGTGTTTTGGGAGGCGGTGGGCGCTTGTTCTTATTTGCTTATTTGTTTTTGTTACCAAAAACCCGAAGCGGCCGCCGCCGGCAAAAAAGCGTTTCTGGTCAACCGCGTCGGGGACTTTGGCTTTGCCATCGCGCTGTTTCTGATTTGGCTGACATACGGCTCGCTGAATTATCACGACAGCGGAGAAATTGCCGGGGTCCTGGGCCAAACGCGCTTGGCCAACCCCGCCCTGTTTGCCACAGGGGGCGTCGCCGTGGCGATTTGCGCGCTCCTCATGCTGGGGGCTTGCGGCAAAAGCGCGCAGTTTCCGCTGCATGTCTGGTTGCCGGACGCAATGGAAGGCCCCACGCCCGTGAGCGCGCTCATCCATGCCGCCACCATGGTCACCGCCGGAGTCTATATGGTGACGCGCTGTACCCCGCTATTTGTCGCGGCGGGACCGGCCCCTTTGTTCCACGTTGGCGAAGAAGCCTTTACCGCGCAAATGCTGGTCAGTGTGATTGGCGGCTGCACCGCGCTGTTGGCCGGACTCATTGCCCTGACCCAAACCGACCTCAAACGCGTCCTGGCTTATTCCACCGTCAGCCAGTTGGGCTATATGTTTCTCAGCCTGGGGACGGGGTCGCTGTTGGGCATCGTGGCGGGGATGTTTCACCTGTTTACCCACGCTTTTTTTAAGGCGCTGTTGTTCCTGGGGGCGGGAAGTGTCATGCACGCCATGGGGGGGATCATTGACATGCGGCAGTTCTCTGGCCTGCGGCGACTCATGCCCGTCACCTGCGCCACTTTTGCCATTGGATGCCTGGCCCTGGCGGGCGTGGTTCCCCTGGCCGGTTTTTGGAGCAAGGATGAAGTCCTGGCGGCGCTGCACGAACGGGCCTACCCCCATGCCGCGCATGAAGCCGCCACACCGCATGCCCAGGCGGCTCCCGCGACACATACTCTGGACACACCTCTCGCAACCGCATCCACCACAAAAACGTTTCACCTGGTCAAGCACCGCGCCGCCCAGGAGGGTACAACCGCCCCTGGCCATTCCTCCCTCACGGCGGGCGACTCAACCTCGCATGGCACACTTGCCCCGCGGTTGTATGGCACGCTCTATTGGGTGGCGCTTTTTTGTGCGGGACTTACCGCGTTTTACACGTTTCGGGCGTTTTTCATGACGTTTTATGGTCCCGAGGTCATCCCCCCCCAGGCGGGGCATCACGCCCATGAATCCCCCCCCGTTATGACGACGCCGCTGTTGGTGTTGGCGCTTTGTTCGATGGTGGTGGGGCTGTTATTTGGCCCCAGCCACGCGTTTTTTGATTTACTGCATCGGACCCCCTCGTTGTCGTTTGGGGCCTTTGCCGAGGTTGGCCCCCCCGGCTTTCACTGGGACATTGCCACCTGGAGCACGCTGGTGGCGCTGGCGGGCATCGGGCTGTCGGCCTATTTGTATCTGGGCGAGCGGTCGGAGGTGGCCGTGATCACCCGCGCGGTCCAGCCGCTGTATGAGCTATCTTATGGCAAGTTTTTTATCGACCAACTGTACATGGTGTTATTTGTGTTTCCCGCCACGGTGCTGGCGTTTGTCTGTTATGCCATTGACCGATGGATTATCGATGGACTGGTGAATTTTATCGGGGCGGTGCCGGCTTGGTGCGGTCAACAAATGCGCCTACTGCAAAACGGCATGGTGCAGTTTTATGCCCTGGCAATGGTGCTGGGAACGATTGTCCTGATTTGGGGCATGGTGTTTTATGGGGTGTAAGGCGGTAACCAGTTCCCTCATTTGAATTTTCCGCATGCGGTGATTCGCGCCAGCATCCATTTTCCATAACATTTTGAGTCGTATTTCATGGATAGCACTTCCCTGTTACTGATTTCGCTGGGCTTGCCCATGCTGGGAGCCTTGGCGATTGCCATTTCCGGCGCCGCCGCGCCCGAATGGGCCAAATGGATCGCGCTCGCCACCGCCCTGGCCACCTTGGGCGTGGCGGGAACCGTTACCTATCACGGCGCTCAAGCCGCGACACCGGACTTTGCCGTGACGCAGGTGGACTGGTTGGGAACAAATTCCCCCGTAAAAGTGCAATTTCACGTTGGTTTGGATGGCCTGGGCCTGTGGATGTACGGCCTCTCCGCGTTATTGACCGTAACCGCGATTCTGGTCAGTTGGACGGCCATCACCGAACGGGTGGCGGGCTTTTACGCCTTGCTCATGCTTTTGGCAGCGGGAATGTTGGGCGTCTTTGCCGCCCGGGACATTTTTCTGTTTTATGTCTTCTTTGAATTCACCCTGATCCCGCTCTTTTTTCTCATTGGCATCTGGGGGAGCGAGGAGCGCCGCTACGCCGCGGTAAAATTCTTTTTGTTTACCCTGGCGGGGAGCTTGCTGACGTTTTTGTCGCTCTTGGCCATCGTGTGGTATGCGGGACAGTTTACGCCCAACCGCGTGTTGACGTTTTCCATTCCCGAACTGACGGCGATCTTGCGCGAGCATCCCCTGCCGAACAACGCCGAAAACGGCTACTGGCAAAGCTGGATTTTCCTGGGTTTATTCGCGGGCTTTGCGATCAAGGTGCCGTTGTTTCCGTTGCACACCTGGCTGCCGCTAGCGCATGTGCAGGCCCCCACGGCCGGCTCGGTGATTTTGGCGGGCGTACTGCTCAAGATCGGCACCTACGGCTTTGTCCGTTTTAGCCTGCCTATGCTACCCCTGGCCACCGTCCACAGCATGCCCTGGATCCTGGGTCTGTCCTGCGCGGGGATTATTTACGGCGCTTTGGTGGCCCTGGCGCAAAGCGACATCAAGCGCCTAATCGCTTATTCCAGCGTGAGCCACCTGGGCTTTTGCATGCTGGGCATTTTTGCCATTAACAAACCCGGTCTGAGTGGCGGAATCTTGCAAATGGTCAACCACGGCCTATCAACGGGGGGACTTTTTGCCGTGGTGGGGATGATCTATGAGCGGTATCACACGCGGCAAATCAGCCAACTAGGGGGACTGGCCCGGCGGCTGCCCTGGCTAACGGTCATGATGATCCTGTTTACCTTTAGCAGTATTGGTCTGCCTGGTCTGAATGGCTTTGTGGGCGAGTTTTTAGTCTTAACGGGGATGTTCCAGCGGGGCTGGCTGGCCCCGGTTAATTGGGACCCGCTGATGATGTGGATCGCGGTGTTATCCGTCTCCGGCGTGGTGTTGGGGGCCTGGTACATGCTGTATCTGG
It encodes:
- a CDS encoding 2Fe-2S iron-sulfur cluster-binding protein; the encoded protein is MGTILIDNIEVPVADHERLNGIQAAARAGVEIPHYCWHPGLSVVASCRMCLVETGAKDPATGKITMLPRVVPACQTPAKDGTVFITNSDKVKQYRAMVEEDLLIDHPIDCPICDKAGECLLQDYYFAHGQPERRADLRPFTSRRKEMGDTVTLFIDRCVMCTRCVRFTREVSGTSELMVINRGSHEEIDVFDGFPLDNKLSGNVVDLCPVGALGDRDFLYKQRVWFMKKHNGVCATCATGCSITIEENQDSVFRLKPRENLEINKWWMCDEGRYNYGYIHQPDRLNGPKRRKEKGYNAQDLLNIEWSDVPRMVTADIRAELAGGGRLAMVISPFQTVEEAYLLCQLARSFDPQAILALGPVPVVGQDETFPGGFTIRAEKCPNRRGVEAVLAHYGPILPWNDFLTKIRGAANGESLRVLWVAGGYQHPWIDATTAGAFAQTPLVITQDLFESPLSAYTTYQLPGGGYAERAGSYVNYNQRLQSFSWAVRPPAGCKVEGHVAWSLLGRQGLYNAGAILQELAAEIPAFSAVTGLNPIPPQGVDLRVNQLAAV
- a CDS encoding DUF433 domain-containing protein gives rise to the protein MSTDLPNTPRIDKEHIVMTPGVCGGKPRIAGTRIKVQYVRQKNIGLSAPNMEKKI
- the nuoH gene encoding NADH-quinone oxidoreductase subunit NuoH yields the protein MSPDLIAALVKIALLIGGLMTAAAYLVLLERWIAAWVQDRKGPNRVGIPLTDIKLFGLGQPLADGLKFIFKEEYTPAHVDKALFVLAPLVILAAALAIFAVIPFGSVVPDFDIWGYKFTGDAVNLVVAPGVDVGLIYVFALSSIAVYGVILGGWSSNNKYSFIGGLRSSAQLIAYEIPMGLGILGIVLSTGSLRLDAIIGSQAQSGWWNAMTQPLGLLVFTVAAFAEAARLPFDLPEAEQELIGGYHTEYAGMKLILFLIAEFLHMITAALLIVILFFGGWHFWGLTGADDQVTWLGALLRIFVLVTKFMLVVLFFMLVRWSWPRFRFDQLMSLAWKVMLPLGLLNLATMAILVELEANGTLPVGSQGTFALVGWGVMLVGWIGSALVAPLQTDNRPRPGAGGLLEPERLLA
- a CDS encoding NADH-quinone oxidoreductase subunit I gives rise to the protein MQATDPDIYWITEPQLGLAGNMYLPLFMQGLTTTVKHLFSPKVTVSFPEERPQIGNPLIYRGVHRLNKDEAGRVKCVACFLCATACPAHCIDIVAAPSPWPDREKYPESFTIDELRCIFCGMCEEACPVDAVELTSLLDLTGRSREEMIFDKEKLLSVYDMTQAAEPMKSLELGNAPSK
- a CDS encoding NADH-quinone oxidoreductase subunit J; this translates as MSLSQFYLGLAAMIFAAGGMWLLLPRGRKGGRWLGGLLAAVALVCFGLLGQSLGSVSTDVVYFTTAAVAVVAAVLAVSFRSPIYCAIWFALSLLATAGLFMLQGAQFLAVASVVVYAGAILVTFLFVLMLAQPEGHAYYDRVSWEGFFAALTGAVLVGTLTVLIVRVWHPPRDERIMAALAGANSPLKPDQIQRARVIPVDSATAKIELELTPDTKITDPLLVELQNLFTQNAQLKLVATKFSVTALTHTPPPTPRHVSPETPRAADILHPQHVARLGGEMFSRHLIAVEVAGTLLLVALVGAIAILARERRDYTVAAPQDIVPLGQGPRTPPDTPTPQYPVTLASSPTMLPVTPGSVSPSSAAPGAKPAGGTVASSTKTSAPGLGGTRHE
- the nuoK gene encoding NADH-quinone oxidoreductase subunit NuoK, which produces MNEIALLQNSLIVGALLFCIGLVGFLARRNMIIMFICAEMMLQGVAVSLIAWGRYHNDWGGQMLVIFILTVAACEAGLALAIILMLFARTGRLDIAGWSELREDSIPAYIDQELDEDATAEARWPKLTVAGVLPAQNPEQEAHRGQL
- a CDS encoding NADH-quinone oxidoreductase subunit L encodes the protein MTLDQLLIAVPALPLLGALIVVLFGWRLGEKAHLPIVAAFALSFVCSLLVLNEVRRASLEIKAGQVGYEHVVTLWTWADIPGAYWRPNMPPVSSQPAPPADVPFKIDVTLRADPLTAIMLAMVTFISTLVAVYASGYMHGDPGYWRFFAYIGLFVFSMTMLVSVSNFVLLFVFWEAVGACSYLLICFCYQKPEAAAAGKKAFLVNRVGDFGFAIALFLIWLTYGSLNYHDSGEIAGVLGQTRLANPALFATGGVAVAICALLMLGACGKSAQFPLHVWLPDAMEGPTPVSALIHAATMVTAGVYMVTRCTPLFVAAGPAPLFHVGEEAFTAQMLVSVIGGCTALLAGLIALTQTDLKRVLAYSTVSQLGYMFLSLGTGSLLGIVAGMFHLFTHAFFKALLFLGAGSVMHAMGGIIDMRQFSGLRRLMPVTCATFAIGCLALAGVVPLAGFWSKDEVLAALHERAYPHAAHEAATPHAQAAPATHTLDTPLATASTTKTFHLVKHRAAQEGTTAPGHSSLTAGDSTSHGTLAPRLYGTLYWVALFCAGLTAFYTFRAFFMTFYGPEVIPPQAGHHAHESPPVMTTPLLVLALCSMVVGLLFGPSHAFFDLLHRTPSLSFGAFAEVGPPGFHWDIATWSTLVALAGIGLSAYLYLGERSEVAVITRAVQPLYELSYGKFFIDQLYMVLFVFPATVLAFVCYAIDRWIIDGLVNFIGAVPAWCGQQMRLLQNGMVQFYALAMVLGTIVLIWGMVFYGV
- a CDS encoding NADH-quinone oxidoreductase subunit M, producing MDSTSLLLISLGLPMLGALAIAISGAAAPEWAKWIALATALATLGVAGTVTYHGAQAATPDFAVTQVDWLGTNSPVKVQFHVGLDGLGLWMYGLSALLTVTAILVSWTAITERVAGFYALLMLLAAGMLGVFAARDIFLFYVFFEFTLIPLFFLIGIWGSEERRYAAVKFFLFTLAGSLLTFLSLLAIVWYAGQFTPNRVLTFSIPELTAILREHPLPNNAENGYWQSWIFLGLFAGFAIKVPLFPLHTWLPLAHVQAPTAGSVILAGVLLKIGTYGFVRFSLPMLPLATVHSMPWILGLSCAGIIYGALVALAQSDIKRLIAYSSVSHLGFCMLGIFAINKPGLSGGILQMVNHGLSTGGLFAVVGMIYERYHTRQISQLGGLARRLPWLTVMMILFTFSSIGLPGLNGFVGEFLVLTGMFQRGWLAPVNWDPLMMWIAVLSVSGVVLGAWYMLYLVERVFFGPLHEPQSHSPGHGHTIHDHAGQEHAGHGPGGHQSTGQHHADQRQASHGHGSPDHGHAGAHAEHADGHTAGHGHDLPPLPPGPADLNWREFFALAPLLVFIVWIGLSPQQFLRPIEPIWDVAGQPVLQSLETYKQQATAAAQPMSNTTTTQADTTTPGEKSNVDPSPQALAQIAPVSP